A window of Thalassophryne amazonica chromosome 21, fThaAma1.1, whole genome shotgun sequence contains these coding sequences:
- the LOC117503536 gene encoding LOW QUALITY PROTEIN: centromere-associated protein E-like (The sequence of the model RefSeq protein was modified relative to this genomic sequence to represent the inferred CDS: inserted 1 base in 1 codon; deleted 1 base in 1 codon), whose product MTEESAVKVCVRVRPLITREENSTSENSEPVTHYWKADKKSVYQKDDGNSSKNFTFDRVFTADETTNQLYQDIAKPLVVSSVAGYNGTVFAYGQTSSGKTFTMMGSDRNPGVIPLAVDDVFQTIKTYPMKEFLLRVSYMEIYNETVTDLLVDSWKRKPLEIRETINKNIFVADLTEELVTSPAQALAWIRKGEKNRHYGKTKMNQRSSRSHTIFRMILESRERSDPASGENADGAIIVSHLNLVDLAGSERASQTEAEGVRFKEGCNINRSLFILGQVIKKVADEDQKGFTNYRDSKLTRILQNSLGGNAKTVIICTITPVTLEETLSTLQFASTAKKMKNDPHVTEVSDDGALLKRYRNEIVDLKRRLHEASSSVTQTTVMEKEVLSHLLQEKDQLQREQQDRIRNLTQLLVTSSNLVPSKKMPKRRVTWGGKMHRVSRPPMYDPSGFVELMEKQKAERSCSLVMTEYEDFDTQWEIPEEPSDEMDTSPCSVTVRSFGDSPKYLTSPDLMQELSNKVSNLELQLETETRQKAEALSKSETLERRVAELQLQLETDAVNKPETASQVESLERRVAELQLETEALKKPEASSQVETLEKRVAELQLRLETEPLKKPEASSQVETLEKRVAELQLQLETEALKKPEASSQVETLERRVAELQLQLETEALKKPETSSQVETLERRVAELQLQLETEALKKPETSSQVETLERRVAELQLQLETETLKKPETSSQVETLERRVAELQLQLETETWQKQQACEHMQTIDQWPEELQHAQQKEANEKVHILELKVADLERLLEEQMQMKSEADEMRRDFAESIQLCESLASDRARVSAECDSLKQELEFFKEQTNNLEKENRVLSQELQEKIEMDEFKYLEDACRKEESELQNERTYLREMVQSYEVRCQELVNKLEAVSEELKKKTELAEQLESLGGKDLTQEVMSLRRSLDDAEGLSRDTKKEWAVLRSQKIALDETNVSLTASHEKIEVEMKTLRSQLEAEKTRYRKMQSDLQRELNLVFEENTKLTTLLDGKVPKNLLDRVELERTVLDLKKELASACEAHDSFRAQLEELASLPDKVCELTEKLGAVEAQRDILLSAQSQSQQEAQQLRDSLQVSQDQFCIIQADLVAAVQREEELMQRRVDTTAQLELLRSDLQLAASEKSQLLASIKQTGLKLEQSELQRSSLEEKATVLQQLVKDLEEKLANSELSRTTQETEELQGQLSRELQAGDVQSPVEEVEFLKTTVSALTAERDQLKMDLQENVEMMIENQEELRTALEKNQKQKEHIKYLEAAKMTDENYAQLEELQHQLRGLSEDLELVRAERDGLLSERTSGGPADRGDMDELLAKVASLSEERDELQGALEALREQKNQLKAELEDKMEMVVQAGCNQHELQEHQTKELQLQQEVAETQDLLESLEEELLEQKQKLSHMEKLSQQKESDLEQHLRSLTEHLERVRAERDGLLSERTSGGPADRGDVDELLAKVASLGEERDELQGVLEALREQKNQLKAELEEKMEMVVQAGCNQHELQEHQTKELQQELEQLHETLQVVNEQKDQLEGELQRRVQTVAESRELLRSLQEELQEQTQRNLKLERTSHQSRDQLEVQIKSLREELESVRAERAALLFEKTTSLQTSGRGEEELEVLRQEELQLGAQLEDRVEQVQQLEQHLNRSKEEVNQLRKALQEKIELVSSTQDSLRAVQEELREEKEARCYLEKLSKEKECSFDEQMKKLTENLRSAEAERGGLLSKTMHLQESSEEIEKLLLKVTHLSQEKDTLEGVRQEKMQLHTQLEEKETLQTEQVVQLKKLQTVTEQKVELEKQLQKVELQTATEQKVELQTELQTATEQKVELQKVELQTALQTVMEQKKELQTATEQKVELEKELQTATEQKVELEKELQTATEQKVELEKELQTATEQKVELEKELQTATEQKVELEKELQTATEQKVELEKELQTATEQKVELEKELQTATEQKVELEKELQTATEQKVELEKELQHNMNKAMTLTEKLNMTEAERDGLFEKVTSLQKSSEEKEELLSKVRSLSEAREELQEALKALRQDKKQLGAELHDRMEQLQQLEEQLETLQQTRTKDEDGKTQQLLADTNKTAEELTRSSELEDSTLQLQDTFQRYQVFMELCSKYNSTSINKASGVQGSKDQEDWASLPRRTVKLYEAVCEIEPQQFVANIADNLVVWTRGYKSLFEQLVSNDVAVFEEQRLQDVLLCRVQAAEFYVKDEDLSPLWARRLAALLDKRRLYLQKMESNLVKLWSVMVSVPSMLSAEISEMERFDERLLAERTKRPVDCSELDAILSCELNRRTASSTRIKASLQSISEEQSVLCQEVTLMKTQADARRQEQRSKNCTLLQSLEGAPLKTEVILLKDTQQLLLKLQESEEKMKILQVQNKQLEEAQVKAHKRISNHKEATQLLQTELQDTRAQVGEKENAIQSLKIKLRQSESSFHGFPLFAENASPDAAELEXLQNKVFQLELKLTSASTKHQEEMEKMNVILRNKEEAVRKLKETLRKSQQQEEESFLQGKDLHARLTDPKGLMIKNSVLLAKDKLEEEVKQLQQRITELESSAASQQVEVTKWKNRAIKLKGRNRTDGDRPLSPHTPKKRDHSETANPADLLSLPKKPLSAAKILDSPIRPLESPKVSLNSPKIGFFEGRAGSELLSRNCPRQFFDNSSLGAIPDTGTSKEEYQVVPSVSKQEDLCRTQ is encoded by the exons ATGACTGAAGAGTcggcagtgaaagtgtgtgttcgaGTCCGTCCTTTAATcaccag GGAAGAGAATTCCACATCAGAGAACTCAGAGCCTGTGACACACTACTGGAAAGCTGATAAGAAATCAGTCTATCAGAAAGATGATGGGAATTCATCCAAGAACTTCACTTTTG ATCGAGTGTTCACTGCTGATGAAACGACTAATCAGCTGTACCAGGACATTGCAAAGCCTTTGGTGGTTTCATCTGTTGCAGGATACAATG GAACTGTATTTGCTTATGGACAGACATCATCCGGGAAGACTTTCACCATGATGGGCAGCGATCGTAATCCCGGTGTGATCCCTCTGGCTGTGGATGACGTCTTCCAGACTATTAAAACT TATCCAATGAAGGAGTTTCTGCTCCGGGTCTCTTACATGGAAATCTACAACGAAACTGTGACTGATCTGCTGGTTGACAGCTGGAAGAGAAAACCTTTGGAAATCCGTGAAACCATCAAT AAAAACATCTTTGTGGCCGACCTGACTGAGGAGCTGGTGACTTCTCCTGCTCAGGCTCTGGCCTGGATCCGGAAAGGAGAAA AGAATCGGCATTATGGAAAGACGAAAATGAACCAACGCAGCAGCCGCTCGCACACCATTTTCAGAATG aTTTTGGAAAGCCGTGAGCGGAGTGACCCAGCGTCTGGGGAAAATGCTGACGGCGCTATTATTGTGTCTCATTTG AATTTGGTTGATCTTGCCGGATCTGAGAGAGCGAGTCAGACTGAAGCCGAAG GGGTGCGTTTCAAAGAAGGATGCAACATCAACCGCAGTCTCTTCATACTTGGACAAGTGATTAAGAAAGTTGCTGATGAGGATCAGAA GGGCTTCACTAATTACAGGGACAGTAAGCTAACTCGCATCCTGCAGAACTCTTTGGGTGGAAACGCTAAAACTGTGATCATCTGCACCATCACCCCGGTCACACTGGAGGAAACACTCAGCACTCTGCAG TTTGCCAGCACTGCAAAGAAAATGAAGAACGACCCTCATGTCACAGAGGTGTCCGACGACGGGGCTCTGCTCAAACGCTATCGCAATGAAATAGTGGATTTGAAGCGTCGACTCCATGAGGCAA GTTCCTCAGTCACACAGACCACGGTGATGGAGAAAGAGGTTCTC TCCCATCTTCTGCAAGAAAAGGATCAACTGCAGCGAGAGCAGCAGGATAGGATCCGAAACCTCACCCAGCTGCTGGTCACCAGCTCCAACTTGGTGCCTTCCAAAAAG ATGCCAAAACGACGTGTGACATGGGGAGGAAAGATGCATCGCGTTTCCCGCCCGCCGATGTACGATCCAAGTGGCTTTGTAGAGTTAATGGAGAAGCAGAAAGCAGAGAGGTCCTGCTCCCTGGTGATGACTGAGT ATGAGGACTTTGACACTCAGTGGGAGATTCCTGAGGAGCCCTCAGATGAAATGGACACAAGTCCGTGCTCTGTgactgttcgtagctttggagacaG TCCAAAATACCTCACCTCTCCAGACCTGATGCAGGAGCTTTCAAATAAAGTGTCCAACCTGGAGCTGCAGCTGGAAACTGAGACTCGACAGAAAGCCGAGGCTTTGAGTAAATCGGAAACATTGGAAAGAAGAGTGGCAGAACTTCAGCTGCAGCTGGAAACGGATGCTGTGAATAAACCAGAAACTGCGAGTCAGGTGGAATCATTGGAAAGAAGAGTGGCAGAGCTGCAGCTGGAAACTGAGGCTCTGAAGAAACCAGAGGCTTCGAGTCAGGTGGAAACGTTAGAGAAAAGAGTGGCAGAACTTCAGCTGCGGCTGGAAACTGAGCCTCTGAAGAAACCAGAGGCTTCGAGTCAGGTGGAAACGTTAGAGAAAAGAGTGGCAGAACTTCAGCTGCAGCTGGAAACTGAGGCTCTGAAGAAACCAGAGGCTTCGAGTCAGGTGGAAACATTAGAAAGAAGAGTGGCAGAACTTCAGCTGCAGCTGGAAACGGAGGCTCTGAAGAAACCAGAAACTTCGAGTCAGGTGGAAACATTAGAAAGAAGAGTGGCAGAACTTCAGCTGCAGCTGGAAACGGAGGCTCTGAAGAAACCAGAAACTTCGAGTCAGGTGGAAACATTAGAAAGAAGAGTGGCAGAACTTCAGCTGCAGCTGGAAACCGAGACTCTGAAGAAACCAGAAACTTCGAGTCAGGTGGAAACATTAGAAAGAAGAGTGGCAGAACTTCAGCTGCAGCTGGAAACCGAGACTTGGCAGAAACAGCAAGCctgcgagcacatgcagacaaTCGACCAGTGGCCAGAGGAGCTCCAGCATGCTCAGCAGAAGGAGGCCAATGAGAAGGTGCACATATTGGAATTAAAAGTGGCAGACCTGGAACGCTTGCTGGAAGAACAGATGCAAATGAAGAGTGAAGCTGATGAG ATGAGAAGAGATTTTGCTGAGTCCATCCAGCTGTGTGAGAGTCTGGCTTCAGACAGG GCCCGAGTGTCTGCTGAATGTGACAGTTTGAAGCAGGAACTGGAGTTCTTCAAAGAACAGACCAACAACTTGGAGAAAGAGAACAGAGTTCTGTCTCAGGAACTACAGGAAAAGATAGAGATGGATGAGTTTAAATATCTGGAGGATGCATGTAGAAAAGAGGAG AGCGAGTTGCAGAATGAAAGGACCTATTTGAGGGAGATGGTCCAATCTTACGAAGTCAGATGTCAGGAGCTGGTG AACAAACTAGAAGCTGTGTCTGAAGAACTGAAGAAGAAAACTGAGCTGGCTGAGCAGCTGGAGAGTTTG GGTGGTAAGGACTTGacacaggaagtgatgtcactgcGGCGTTCTCTGGATGATGCTGAGGGACTCAGTAGAGACACAAAGAAGGAGTGGGCGGTCCTGCGGAGCCAGAAGATTGCTCTGGACGAGACCAAC GTGTCCCTCACTGCGAGTCACGAGAAGATCGAGGTGGAGATGAAGACTCTGCGCTCTCAGCTTGAAGCTGAGAAAACCCGATACAGAAAGATGCAGAGTGACCTCCAGAGGGAGCTGAACTTGGTTTTTGAGGAGAACACCAAACTCACCACTCTCCTGGATGGAAAAGTCCCAAAAA ATCTGCTGGACAGAGTTGAACTTGAGAGAACCGTGTTAGACCTGAAGAAGGAACTGGCTTCTGCTTGTGAGGCACATGACTCCTTCAGAGCTCAACTGGAGGAGCTGGCTTCACTTCCAGACAAG GTTTGTGAGCTGACTGAGAAGCTGGGTGCTGTTGAAGCCCAACGTGACATCCTGTTATCAGCCCAAAGTCAAAGCCAGCAAGAAGCTCAGCAGCTCAGAGACTCCCTGCAGGTGTCACAGGACCAGTTCTGCATAATCCAGGCGGACCTTGTTGCTGCCGTGCAGAGAGAAGAGGAGCTGATGCAGCGACGTGTTGACACGACGGCACAGCTGGAGCTGCTTCGTTCAGACCTGCAGCTCGCTGCTTCTGAGAAGAGTCAACTACTGGCTTCCATCAAACAAACGGGCCTGAAA CTGGAGCAGAGTGAACTTCAAAGATCGTCGCTGGAGGAGAAGGCGACTGTCCTGCAGCAGCTTGTGAAggatctggaggagaagctcgcCAACAGTGAACTTTCAAGAACCACACAGGAGACTGAGGAACTGCAGGGACAG CTGAGCAGAGAGCTTCAGGCAGGTGACGTTCAGAGTCCTGTAGAGGAGGTGGAATTCCTGAAGACCACAGTTTCTGCTCTGACAGCAGAGAGAGACCAGCTGAAGATGGACCTGCAGGAAAATGTGGAGATG atgattgaGAATCAGGAGGAGCTCAGGACAGCTTTGGAGAAGAACCAAAAGCAGAAGGAACATATTAAATATCTGGAAGCGGCAAAAATGACAGACGAGAACTATGCACAGCTGGAGGAGCTGCAACATCAG CTGAGGGGTCTGAGTGAGGATCTGGAGCTTGTGCGAGCGGAGAGAGACGGTCTGCTGTCTGAGAGGACGTCCGGCGGTCCCGCTGACCGAGGAGACATGGACGAGCTGCTCGCCAAAGTGGCGTCTCTCAGCGAGGAGAGAGACGAGCTGCAGGGGGCGCTGGAGGCACTGAGAGAGCAGAAGAACCAGCTCAAAGCAGAGCTGGAGGACAAGATGGAAATG gtTGTCCAGGCTGGATGTAACCAGCATGAACTACAAGAACACCAAACAAAAGAACTACAGCTTCAGCAAGAG GTGGCTGAAACTCAAGACCTTCTTGAATCCCTTGAAGAAGAACTTCTAGAGCAGAAGCAAAAGCTGTCTCATATGGAAAAACTTAGTCAGCAGAAGGAATCTGATTTGGAGCAACAT CTGAGGAGTCTGACTGAGCATCTGGAACGTGTGCGAGCGGAGAGAGACGGTCTGCTGTCTGAGAGGACGTCCGGCGGTCCCGCAGACCGAGGAGATGTGGACGAGCTGCTCGCCAAAGTGGCGTCTCTCGGCGAGGAGCGAGATGAGCTGCAGGGGGTGCTGGAGGCACTGAGAGAGCAGAAGAACCAGCTCAAAGCAGAGCTGGAGGAAAAGATGGAAATG gttGTCCAGGCTGGATGTAACCAGCATGAACTACAAGAACACCAAACAAAAGAGCTGCAGCAAGAG cttgAGCAGCTTCATGAAACTCTGCAAGTTGTGAACGAGCAGAAGGATCAGTTAGAGGGAGAACTTCAGCGCCGTGTGCAGACG GTTGCAGAGAGTCGAGAGCTGCTTCGTTCCCTTCAAGAAGAACTCCAAGAGCAGACACAAAGAAACTTGAAGCTGGAAAGAACCAGTCACCAGAGTCGAGATCAGCTGGAAGTGCAG ATTAAATCTTTAAGAGAGGAGCTTGAAAGTGTGCGAGCAGAAAGAGCTGCTCTGCTGTTTGAGAAGACAACCAGCCTTCAGACATCCGGACGAGGTGAGGAGGAGCTGGAAGTTCTGAGACAGGAGGAGCTCCAGCTCGGAGCCCAGCTGGAGGACAGGGTGGAACAG GTCCAGCAGCTTGAGCAACACCTGAACAGGTCAAAGGAGGAGGTGAACCAGCTCAGGAAGGCCCTCCAGGAGAAAATAGAACTG GTTTCCTCAACTCAAGACTCTCTGAGAGCGGTTCAAGAAGAGCTGCGTGAAGAAAAGGAGGCACGCTGTTATTTGGAGAAGCTGAGCAAAGAGAAGGAATGTTCTTTTGATGAACAG ATGAAGAAACTAACCGAGAACCTGAGAAGTGCTGAAGCAGAGAGAGGCGGTCTTCTGTCTAAGACCATGCACTTACAGGAGTCATCAGAGGAGATCGAGAAGCTGCTGCTCAAAGTGACACACCTCAGCCAGGAGAAAGATACACTGGAGGGTGTGAGGCAGGAGAAGATGCAGCTCCACACCCAGCTGGAGGAGAAGGAAACGCTTCAGACTGAG CAGGTCGTGCAGTTGAAGAAGCTGCAGACTGTGACGGAGCAGAAGGTGGAGCTGGAGAAGCAGCTGCAGAAGGTGGAGCTGCAGACTGCCACGGAGCAGAAGGTGGAGCTGCAGACTGAGCTGCAGACTGCGACGGAGCAGAAGGTGGAGCTGCAGAAGGTGGAGCTGCAGACTGCGCTGCAGACTGTGATGGAGCAGAAAAAGGAGCTGCAGACTGCGACGGAGCAGAAGGTGGAGCTGGAGAAGGAGCTGCAGACTGCGACGGAGCAGAAGGTGGAGCTGGAGAAGGAGCTGCAGACTGCGACGGAGCAGAAGGTGGAGCTGGAGAAGGAGCTGCAGACTGCGACGGAGCAGAAGGTGGAGCTGGAGAAGGAGCTGCAGACTGCGACGGAGCAGAAGGTGGAGCTGGAGAAGGAGCTGCAGACTGCGACGGAGCAGAAGGTGGAGCTGGAGAAGGAGCTGCAGACTGCGACGGAGCAGAAGGTGGAGCTGGAGAAGGAGCTGCAGACTGCGACGGAGCAGAAGGTGGAGCTGGAGAAGGAGCTGCAGACTGCGACGGAGCAGAAGGTGGAGCTGGAGAAGGAGCTGCAGCACAACATGAATAAG GCGATGACTTTAACTGAGAagttgaacatgactgaagcagaAAGAGACGGTCTGTTTGAGAAGGTGACGAGTCTTCAGAAATCATCAGAGGAGAAGGAGGAGCTGCTCTCCAAAGTGAGGAGTCTGAGTGAGGCGCGAGAAGAGCTGCAAGAGGCCCTGAAGGCTCTGAGACAGGACAAGAAGCAACTCGGAGCGGAGCTGCATGACCGGATGGAACAG CTGCAGCAGCTTGAGGAGCAGCTGGAAACGTTGCAGCAGACTCGCACTAAAGATGAGGATGGAAAAACACAGCAG TTACTCGCTGATACAAACAAAACCGCCGAGGAGCTAACAAGATCATCAGAGCTTGAAGATTCCACACTGCAGCTCCAG GACACCTTCCAGAGATACCAGGTGTTCATGGAGCTTTGCTCAAAGTACAACTCCACATCCATCAACAAGGCCTCAGGAGTCCAGGGTTCCAAAGACCAGGAGGACTGGGCCTCGCTTCCCAGACGCACCGTCAAGCTCTACGAGGCCGTGTGTGAAATCGAACCTCAGCAGTTTGTGGCAAATATTGCA GACAACTTGGTGGTTTGGACTCGAGGCTACAAGAGTCTGTTTGAGCAGCTGGTCAGCAACGACGTGGCTGTTTTTGAGGAGCAGCGGTTGCAGGACGTGCTGCTGTGCAGAGTCCAGGCTGCAGAATTCTATGTCAAAGACGAAGACCTCAGCCCGCTGTGGGCACGCAGGCTGGCAGCGCTGCTGGACAAGAGGCGTCTCTACCTTCAG AAAATGGAGAGTAATTTGGTGAAGCTCTGGTCGGTCATGGTGTCGGTTCCCAGCATGCTCTCTGCTGAGATCAGTGAGATGGAGCGATTTGACGAGCGGCTGCTTGCGGAGCGGACCAAACGCCCCGTGGACTGCAGTGAGCTGGACGCCATCCTGAGCTGTGAACTGAACCGTCGGACTGCATCGTCAACACGCATAAAGGCGTCTCTGCAG TCCATCAGTGAGGAGCAGAGCGTCCTGTGTCAGGAGGTGACACTGATGAAAACTCAGGCTGACGCTCGGCGGCAGGAGCAGAGGAGTAAGAACTGCACTCTGCTACAGAGCCTGGAGGGGGCGCCACTGAAGACTGAGGTCATCCTGCTGAAAGACACTCAGCAGCTTCTTCTCAAACTACAAgagtctgaggaaaaaatgaag ATTCTGCaagtccaaaacaagcagctggaggaggctcaGGTCAAAGCCCACAAAAGGATCTCCAACCACAAAGAGGCCACCCAGCTGCTCCAGACTGAGCTCCAGGACACCCGCGCACAAGTTGGCGAGAAAGAGAACGCGATCCAGTCCCTGAAGATCAAACTGCGCCAGTCTGAG AGCAGTTTTCATGGAtttcctctttttgcagaaaaTGCATCACCTGATGCAGCTGAGCTGG ACCTGCAGAATAAAGTGTTCCAGCTGGAATTAAAGTTAACTTCTGCATCCACCAAACACCAGGAGGA GATGGAGAAGATGAATGTGATCCTCAGGAACAAGGAGGAGGCTGTGAGGAAGCTGAAGGAGACTCTGAGGAAGTCCCAGCAGCAGGAAGAGGAGTCGT TCCTGCAGGGTAAAGACCTTCATGCCAGACTGACCGATCCAAAGGGTCTGATGATCAAGAACAGCGTTCTTCTGGCCAAAGACAAACTGGAAGAGGAAGTCAAGCAGCTTCAGCAGCGGATAACTGAGCTGGAAAG CTCTGCAGCCAGTCAGCAAGTTGAGGTCACCAAATGGAAGAACAGAGCCATCAAGCTGAAGGGGAGGAACCGCACTGATGGGGACAGACCTCTGTCCCCCCACACTCCCAAAAAGAGGGACCACTCTGAGACTGCCAACCCCGCTGACCTTCTCAGTCTTCCCAAGAAACCGCTGAGTGCAGCCAAGATCCTGGACTCTCCCATAAGGCCCTTGGAGTCTCCAAAGGTCTCGCTCAACTCCCCCAAAATAGGATTCTTTGAGGGCCGTGCAGGCTCAGAACTGCTGTCCAGAAACTGTCCCAGACAGTTCTTCGATAACTCCAGCCTCGGAGCAATTCCAG